A region of Chitinophaga horti DNA encodes the following proteins:
- a CDS encoding family 43 glycosylhydrolase, which yields MKFYALLLSAFLLSATTTTAQQFVMKYGDTSRKGLPYSKDPHVVSFKGRYLMYFSIPPFANNPASGWNIGIAESKDLVQWNKVGEIRPAAGAAYEQKGLCAPGAIVRNDTVHLFYQTYGNGKNDAICHAWSADGLTFTRNSSNPIFHPTGSWTSGRAIDAEVAFFNNKYFLYFATRDTAMKIQMIGVATAPAHTNFNRDQWKQAAGKPILYPQLDWEGECIEGASIIERGNRLFMFYAGAYNNAPQQIGLAVSEDGINWQRLSQQPFLPNGKPGEWNSSESGHPHIFDDKDGRTYLFYQGNNDKGRTWLLTQEEVFWDGKSFKRKG from the coding sequence ATGAAATTCTACGCTTTATTACTTAGCGCATTCCTGCTCAGCGCCACCACGACTACCGCTCAGCAGTTCGTCATGAAGTACGGCGATACTTCCCGTAAGGGACTTCCTTATTCCAAAGATCCGCACGTCGTATCTTTCAAAGGGCGGTACCTGATGTACTTCTCTATTCCACCCTTCGCCAACAACCCTGCTTCCGGCTGGAATATTGGTATTGCCGAGAGCAAAGACCTTGTGCAATGGAACAAGGTGGGTGAAATACGGCCGGCAGCAGGTGCAGCCTATGAGCAAAAGGGCCTCTGTGCCCCCGGCGCCATTGTACGCAACGATACCGTACACCTGTTTTACCAGACTTACGGCAACGGGAAAAACGATGCCATCTGCCATGCCTGGTCGGCCGACGGACTTACGTTCACCCGCAACAGCTCCAATCCTATTTTTCACCCCACCGGCAGCTGGACGAGCGGGCGGGCCATTGATGCGGAAGTAGCGTTCTTCAACAACAAGTACTTCCTCTACTTCGCCACCCGCGACACGGCGATGAAAATACAGATGATCGGGGTAGCCACGGCACCGGCACACACGAACTTTAACCGCGACCAGTGGAAACAGGCGGCCGGCAAACCCATTCTTTATCCGCAGCTGGACTGGGAAGGCGAATGTATAGAAGGCGCGTCGATTATTGAACGCGGCAACCGCCTGTTCATGTTTTATGCAGGTGCGTACAACAATGCGCCACAGCAGATCGGGCTGGCGGTCAGTGAAGACGGCATTAACTGGCAGCGCCTGTCGCAGCAGCCTTTTCTGCCAAACGGTAAACCGGGCGAATGGAACAGCAGTGAGTCCGGGCATCCGCATATATTCGACGATAAAGACGGCAGGACTTACCTGTTTTACCAGGGCAACAATGATAAGGGCAGAACGTGGTTATTAACGCAGGAAGAAGTGTTTTGGGACGGCAAATCGTTTAAAAGGAAAGGATAA
- a CDS encoding TlpA disulfide reductase family protein — protein sequence MKPTLLTALAVCASLASAFAQGTYRITGTLKNQGNEKIVINYFDGKENVTKSVDAVDGSFTLEGTAPETPVVARLNTSLDRNLYLGERQNSMAIPAQPLDVVLSKDCKLTITGTAEDLNMATVTGDAYNASFNALREAERANLAERKELQQNLMQLRKMGVKDGLDEVGKKMLTNYQGLNAIHKKFIKENPAAYASAWLLARTAKEYSLTELKAAYEGLDASLKSNSFGQAVASRIEIVAATAKSGPAPEFSKPSPDGNFISLSQFKGKYVLIDFWGSWCAPCRAANPHLKELYATYKDKGFEILGVASEKVSGQKEAETLWKKAIQADGLTWPQVLNNEIGMKTDVVKMYGVDAYPTKLLIDRSGNIIARWQGAESRELDEKLKSIFSN from the coding sequence ATGAAACCAACATTATTAACCGCATTAGCAGTATGTGCCAGCCTGGCATCCGCGTTTGCCCAGGGCACGTACCGCATCACGGGTACACTGAAGAACCAGGGTAACGAGAAGATCGTGATCAATTATTTCGATGGGAAGGAAAACGTAACGAAGTCGGTAGATGCCGTTGACGGCTCCTTCACGCTGGAAGGCACAGCGCCCGAAACGCCCGTTGTTGCGCGGTTGAACACCAGTCTTGACAGGAACCTGTACCTCGGTGAGCGCCAGAACTCCATGGCCATTCCTGCCCAACCGCTGGATGTGGTGTTGAGCAAAGATTGTAAACTCACGATTACCGGCACCGCCGAAGATCTGAATATGGCTACCGTAACAGGCGATGCGTATAACGCCAGCTTCAACGCCCTGCGCGAGGCCGAACGTGCGAATTTGGCAGAAAGAAAAGAACTGCAACAGAACCTGATGCAGCTACGTAAGATGGGTGTGAAGGATGGTCTTGACGAGGTTGGCAAAAAGATGCTCACCAACTATCAGGGACTGAATGCGATCCATAAGAAGTTTATCAAAGAAAATCCGGCTGCTTACGCCAGCGCCTGGCTGCTCGCCCGCACGGCAAAAGAGTATTCACTCACCGAGTTGAAGGCGGCATATGAAGGATTGGATGCTTCGTTGAAAAGCAACAGCTTCGGTCAGGCCGTTGCTTCGCGGATCGAGATCGTGGCGGCTACTGCCAAGTCAGGCCCCGCGCCTGAGTTCTCCAAACCTTCTCCCGATGGCAACTTTATCAGCCTGTCGCAATTCAAAGGCAAGTATGTACTCATCGACTTCTGGGGCAGCTGGTGCGCACCTTGCCGCGCTGCCAACCCGCACCTGAAGGAGTTGTACGCTACCTATAAAGACAAAGGTTTTGAGATACTCGGCGTAGCAAGTGAAAAAGTAAGTGGTCAGAAAGAAGCAGAAACCTTATGGAAGAAAGCGATCCAGGCGGACGGACTTACCTGGCCACAAGTACTGAACAACGAGATCGGTATGAAAACGGACGTAGTGAAAATGTACGGTGTAGATGCGTATCCCACCAAACTGCTGATCGACCGTAGCGGTAATATCATTGCCCGCTGGCAGGGAGCAGAAAGCCGCGAGCTGGACGAGAAACTGAAATCTATTTTTAGCAACTAA
- a CDS encoding RagB/SusD family nutrient uptake outer membrane protein, with the protein MKTNIIFQRVAPLLAVLVTFASCNKWLDVKPESQVKDTELFSTETGFKEALSGVYSSLTYEPLYGKEMTFGLMGVLGCEWDYQNSSYAADKSYTYQSSVTSLNRIDAIWNGLYNSIANDNKILENIDQQKSVFSGVNYQVIKGEALALRAFIHFDLLRAFGASYAENPDKLTIPYVTSSSKAIFPQLSVTQVIDKVIADLVAAEELLKSDPIFTGKVVTIADDNGYLINRQVHLNYYAVKGLLARVYLYKSDFVNALANAKAVIESTKFPWVSAAALSNRSTADLTFSSEHLFALNNIRLGVISNNSFSNTGSSVFYIYKASLGDYYNSAAEDYRYLHWFRINDLGDYYFNMYTQLTDASWPMAYRNKMPLLKLSEMHLIAAESLVKVDFDAAAGHVNELRKARGLAASPINVADFDAVLAQEYRKEFIGEGQLFFYHKRKNNAAIPKASGLDLIALKGYKLPMPLAEYENGVNRVDNQ; encoded by the coding sequence ATGAAAACAAACATCATATTTCAGCGGGTGGCACCACTACTGGCCGTTCTGGTAACATTCGCCTCGTGTAATAAATGGCTGGACGTAAAGCCCGAATCACAAGTAAAGGACACCGAGTTGTTCTCTACCGAAACAGGGTTTAAAGAGGCGTTGTCCGGCGTATACAGTTCGCTTACATACGAGCCGCTGTATGGTAAAGAAATGACTTTTGGGTTGATGGGTGTACTGGGTTGTGAGTGGGATTACCAGAACTCGAGCTATGCAGCCGATAAAAGCTACACTTATCAATCCAGCGTGACCTCGCTTAACCGCATCGATGCGATCTGGAATGGTTTATATAATTCCATCGCCAACGATAATAAGATACTGGAGAACATCGACCAGCAGAAGTCTGTTTTCAGCGGTGTAAACTACCAGGTGATCAAAGGCGAGGCGCTGGCCCTACGGGCGTTTATCCACTTCGACCTGCTGCGTGCCTTTGGCGCCAGTTACGCCGAGAACCCGGATAAGCTGACGATCCCTTATGTGACGAGCAGCTCTAAAGCCATCTTCCCGCAGTTGTCGGTTACACAGGTGATCGATAAAGTGATTGCCGACCTGGTGGCTGCAGAAGAATTGCTGAAGTCGGACCCGATTTTCACCGGTAAGGTAGTAACTATCGCAGACGATAACGGTTACCTGATCAACCGCCAGGTGCATCTGAACTACTATGCAGTAAAAGGTTTGCTGGCACGTGTATATCTCTATAAAAGCGATTTCGTTAACGCACTGGCCAACGCAAAGGCAGTGATCGAGTCGACGAAGTTCCCGTGGGTGTCGGCTGCAGCGTTGAGCAACCGGTCAACGGCCGATCTAACCTTTTCATCGGAACACTTGTTTGCGTTGAACAATATCCGACTGGGTGTGATCTCGAACAACTCTTTCAGCAACACCGGCAGCAGTGTGTTTTACATCTACAAAGCTAGCCTGGGCGACTACTACAACAGCGCCGCCGAAGACTATCGTTACCTGCACTGGTTCCGCATCAACGACCTGGGCGACTACTACTTTAACATGTACACCCAACTCACCGATGCTTCGTGGCCAATGGCTTACCGAAACAAAATGCCGCTGCTGAAGCTATCCGAAATGCATCTCATCGCTGCAGAAAGTTTAGTGAAAGTCGACTTCGATGCTGCTGCCGGTCATGTGAACGAACTGCGGAAGGCGCGTGGCCTGGCTGCTTCGCCTATCAATGTAGCTGATTTCGATGCCGTGCTGGCACAGGAGTACAGGAAAGAGTTTATCGGCGAAGGGCAACTGTTCTTCTATCACAAGAGAAAGAACAATGCCGCCATTCCCAAGGCTTCCGGCCTGGACCTGATCGCCCTGAAAGGCTACAAACTGCCGATGCCGCTGGCTGAATATGAGAACGGTGTAAACCGCGTGGATAACCAATAA
- a CDS encoding SusC/RagA family TonB-linked outer membrane protein, which translates to MENYTRSLRLVSNSLGIILSFLAVILPFAATAQNNGETKVTVNFQNVPLKQALRELETAGKLKFVYNDESVTPYRVTLKAQNEPVKQVLTQLLKSTRLEFQFRDNKCIIMEKKSVSSVKMGGMTAATQTSVPATTLSPRRIRGRVISAETNLPLANVSLGFREAGNAATMSGENGEFAMTFPANARMLVVRHVGYVQKEVPIGPADEYVISLEVSQEKLNEVVVMGPFNRKAESFTGSSATFTQDQLRAVGNQDLIQSLKVLDPSFVQIQNNIAGSDPNTLPNLQIRGSSSLPGLQGEYSSMANMPLFILDGFEATLERIYDLDMNRVASVTLLKDATAKAIYGSKAANGVVVVETKRPQAGKLRVSYTADLKLTVPDLSSYNLTNATEKLQAEVNAGRYNATYYHSAQALAEQYNQIYSEVVRGVNTDWLAKPVQTGVGQKHTVSIEGGDEFFRYGADLTYNDIKGAMKESDRKTTSANIFLSYRVKKFLFRNNLTVGFNRSDDSPYGSFAQYARLNPYWTPYDDKGNLKRVLGTFSRGTGTPDTYFNPMYDASIGTKNFSRYIDITNNFQAEWSLAKTLRLIGRFSYNLHQTSREDFYPASSTRYIDYPDSMFFMRGDYSITDGRDVSLRSDLTLNYSKQWGKHLVFLNIGGNIADVSGETHGMAAQGFLNDRVDNISFAKQYALNGRPMGSDAKSRETGVLSALNYSYDDRFLTDLTYRRQGSSIFGADNKWGSFWSAGLGWNVHNENFFKNITWIDQLKLRTSTGYTGSQNFNPYQAMSTYTYFTDTYYDNIVGAKLMALANNELKWQETQDYNFGIDLKLFNRFGLRFDYYISNTDNLLTDLPLPGSTGFQTIKENLGGVQNKGIDATLSMKVIANPKNGSFLNVFVSAGGYKNKLVRISDALKSLNDQREAARAASGETAPFIRYKEGESTTAIYAVHSLGIDPSTGKEIFLKTNGEKTFVWDANDQVRFGDSNPLLNGSFGFNSQYKGWGLNCAFMYRVGGQYYNQTLVDRVENVDIQYNVDNRVFSGTWTKPGDVTFFKAITPTPSRTNPSSRFVQDMNELTMSSLNLTYDFKDAAFLKRTTMQRLRVTMFTNDLFVLSSVKAERGLSYPFARNISFSVQATF; encoded by the coding sequence ATGGAAAATTATACGCGCAGCTTACGGCTGGTGTCTAATAGTCTGGGTATCATTCTTTCCTTTTTAGCGGTGATATTGCCATTTGCCGCCACTGCCCAAAACAACGGGGAAACGAAGGTGACGGTCAACTTCCAGAACGTTCCCCTGAAGCAGGCGCTCCGCGAGCTGGAGACGGCCGGTAAACTGAAGTTCGTGTACAATGACGAGTCGGTAACGCCTTACCGGGTAACGTTAAAAGCACAGAACGAACCGGTAAAACAGGTGCTCACACAGCTGTTGAAGTCTACCCGGCTGGAATTCCAGTTCCGCGACAACAAATGTATTATTATGGAAAAGAAGTCGGTAAGTTCGGTAAAGATGGGCGGTATGACGGCCGCCACACAAACATCGGTGCCGGCTACTACTTTATCTCCACGCAGGATTCGCGGCCGGGTGATCTCTGCCGAAACGAACCTGCCGCTGGCGAATGTATCACTGGGTTTCCGGGAGGCAGGCAACGCCGCCACCATGTCTGGCGAGAACGGTGAGTTTGCCATGACCTTTCCCGCGAATGCACGGATGCTCGTGGTGCGCCACGTAGGTTATGTGCAGAAAGAAGTGCCTATCGGTCCGGCCGATGAATACGTGATCAGCCTGGAGGTATCGCAGGAAAAACTGAACGAGGTCGTAGTGATGGGGCCTTTCAACCGGAAAGCCGAAAGCTTTACCGGTTCCTCCGCTACTTTTACGCAGGACCAGCTGCGCGCTGTGGGCAACCAGGATCTTATCCAAAGCCTGAAGGTGCTGGATCCGTCTTTTGTACAGATACAAAATAACATCGCAGGTTCCGATCCCAACACCTTGCCTAATCTTCAAATCCGCGGCAGCAGCAGTTTGCCTGGCTTGCAGGGTGAATACTCGAGCATGGCGAACATGCCGCTTTTTATCCTCGATGGATTTGAAGCTACCCTGGAAAGGATCTACGACCTGGACATGAACCGCGTGGCTTCTGTAACATTACTGAAAGATGCGACGGCCAAAGCGATCTACGGATCGAAGGCCGCTAACGGCGTAGTGGTAGTAGAAACGAAACGCCCGCAGGCTGGTAAACTGCGCGTAAGTTATACCGCCGATCTCAAACTCACCGTGCCCGACCTTAGCAGTTACAACCTCACCAATGCCACAGAAAAGTTGCAGGCAGAAGTGAATGCAGGCCGCTATAATGCTACGTATTATCACTCCGCACAAGCACTGGCCGAACAATACAACCAGATTTATTCGGAAGTGGTGCGCGGTGTGAATACGGACTGGCTGGCCAAGCCGGTACAAACAGGCGTAGGCCAAAAGCATACGGTATCGATCGAAGGCGGTGATGAATTTTTTCGTTACGGCGCCGATCTTACCTATAACGATATCAAAGGTGCCATGAAGGAATCGGACCGTAAAACGACTTCAGCCAACATCTTTCTTTCTTACCGTGTAAAGAAGTTTTTATTCCGGAATAACTTAACGGTGGGCTTCAACCGCAGCGACGATTCTCCCTATGGCTCTTTCGCGCAGTATGCCCGCCTCAATCCTTACTGGACGCCCTACGACGATAAAGGCAACCTGAAACGTGTACTGGGAACGTTCAGTCGCGGTACGGGTACGCCGGATACGTACTTTAACCCGATGTACGATGCATCTATCGGAACGAAGAACTTTTCACGCTACATCGATATCACCAATAACTTCCAGGCGGAGTGGAGCCTCGCGAAAACATTAAGGTTGATCGGTCGCTTTTCTTATAACCTGCACCAGACCAGCCGCGAAGACTTTTATCCTGCGAGCAGCACGCGGTACATTGACTACCCGGACTCCATGTTTTTCATGCGTGGCGACTACTCCATCACCGATGGTCGCGATGTATCGCTCCGTTCGGACCTCACGCTTAACTACTCCAAACAATGGGGCAAACACCTGGTATTCCTCAACATTGGCGGTAACATCGCTGACGTGAGCGGTGAAACACATGGTATGGCTGCGCAGGGCTTCCTGAATGATCGGGTAGACAATATCAGCTTCGCCAAACAATATGCCTTGAACGGCCGCCCGATGGGATCCGATGCCAAGTCGAGGGAAACGGGTGTATTATCAGCACTCAACTATTCTTACGACGATCGCTTTCTTACCGATCTCACTTACCGTCGCCAGGGCTCCAGCATCTTTGGTGCGGATAATAAATGGGGCAGCTTCTGGTCGGCCGGTTTAGGCTGGAACGTGCACAACGAGAACTTTTTCAAAAATATCACCTGGATAGATCAGTTGAAACTGCGCACCTCAACGGGTTATACCGGCAGCCAGAACTTCAATCCGTACCAGGCGATGTCGACCTATACCTACTTCACCGACACTTACTATGATAACATCGTGGGTGCGAAGCTGATGGCGCTTGCCAACAACGAGTTGAAGTGGCAGGAAACACAGGACTATAACTTCGGTATCGACCTGAAACTGTTTAACCGTTTCGGTTTACGTTTCGATTACTACATCAGCAATACCGATAACCTGCTTACCGATCTGCCATTGCCAGGTTCCACGGGCTTCCAGACCATCAAAGAAAATCTGGGTGGCGTACAGAACAAAGGCATTGATGCGACCCTGAGTATGAAGGTAATCGCGAATCCTAAAAACGGATCTTTCCTCAACGTGTTCGTAAGTGCGGGCGGATATAAAAACAAACTGGTACGCATCTCCGACGCCCTCAAATCACTGAACGATCAGCGTGAAGCGGCCAGGGCGGCTTCCGGCGAAACAGCGCCGTTCATCCGTTACAAAGAAGGCGAATCAACCACTGCTATTTATGCAGTACACTCATTGGGCATCGATCCTTCCACAGGTAAAGAAATCTTCCTGAAAACCAATGGCGAGAAGACGTTTGTATGGGACGCAAACGACCAGGTACGTTTCGGTGATTCTAACCCGCTGCTGAACGGTAGCTTTGGTTTCAACTCACAGTATAAAGGCTGGGGACTGAACTGTGCATTCATGTATCGTGTGGGCGGACAGTACTACAATCAAACCCTGGTAGATCGTGTAGAGAACGTGGACATCCAATACAATGTGGACAACCGCGTGTTCAGCGGTACCTGGACGAAGCCCGGCGACGTAACGTTCTTCAAAGCCATTACGCCAACGCCGAGCCGTACCAACCCGTCTTCCCGTTTCGTACAGGACATGAATGAACTCACTATGTCGTCCCTGAACCTGACCTACGATTTTAAAGATGCGGCCTTCCTGAAAAGAACGACCATGCAGCGTTTGCGCGTAACCATGTTTACGAACGACTTGTTTGTACTGTCGTCTGTAAAGGCAGAACGGGGCCTTAGTTATCCTTTCGCGCGCAACATTTCTTTTTCCGTTCAAGCTACCTTTTAA
- a CDS encoding DUF4843 domain-containing protein, giving the protein MNRILLLLLMTITFFSCQKSSEITYKSETDAVNIWLGTSLSAKPDSMEYNFAFRPAVPTDSVVFTAMVLGNTTAQDRRFVLKAIGGDTNRVKQGVHYEFGDYTIRGNGYTDTFAIYIKRTNDFKVNGARIVFGVSETGDLKRGLIESSKVTIILKDIFAKPAHWDVDPYPYTKLSTYFGVYSNVKFQFITTVIGKAPIFRVLSAGTLKEGEVDFTTVTYYKNSCIKQLNVYNAANPGNPLRDENNNLITIP; this is encoded by the coding sequence ATGAATAGGATACTACTATTGCTGTTGATGACTATCACCTTCTTCTCCTGCCAGAAGTCATCTGAAATTACTTATAAGTCGGAGACAGATGCGGTGAACATCTGGTTAGGCACCTCGCTGTCTGCCAAACCCGACAGCATGGAATATAACTTTGCCTTTCGTCCGGCGGTGCCTACCGACTCCGTTGTTTTTACCGCCATGGTGCTGGGTAACACGACCGCGCAAGATCGCCGCTTTGTATTAAAAGCCATTGGTGGTGATACCAACCGCGTAAAACAGGGCGTGCATTACGAATTCGGCGACTATACGATCAGGGGTAACGGCTATACGGATACCTTTGCGATCTATATCAAACGTACCAACGATTTTAAGGTGAACGGCGCCCGCATTGTATTTGGCGTGTCCGAAACCGGCGATCTGAAAAGAGGACTGATCGAATCTTCTAAAGTAACCATTATCCTGAAAGATATATTTGCCAAACCGGCCCACTGGGACGTAGACCCGTATCCCTATACCAAACTGTCTACCTACTTCGGCGTGTACAGCAATGTGAAGTTTCAGTTCATCACCACCGTGATCGGGAAAGCGCCCATCTTCAGGGTGCTGAGCGCCGGTACATTGAAGGAGGGAGAAGTGGACTTCACGACGGTTACCTATTACAAGAACAGCTGCATCAAACAGTTAAATGTTTACAACGCAGCTAATCCCGGTAACCCGCTGAGAGATGAAAACAACAATCTTATCACCATCCCTTAA
- a CDS encoding PKD-like family lipoprotein has translation MKVTVYIGLCLAMLVAFGSCSKDRGNYDYIQLDSINIDVSDLAASYSMLRFDTLKLNPVVTYKGEVVNPAAPQFEELSFAWEMYPSSLNPSILEKYTLDSTIGLKAIMDKKEAIWELLFTVTNTKTKIKAFAKFAVAITPSLAEGWMVLYERNGHTDVGMIVNNEISKTAVTSERVLLDIYSNSNNAPMAGTPGSIIYSLVNLTGAHKLYIQSGGEAVSVNPSTFERIDNFESIFWTTPAVKAPQLVHVTERRKEFMINNNRLHVIDYTILGNGRRAFEDALTGNYGSLAPWMATTSGAAFDAVLYDQTNKKFMKVVARGNELIPFTTVQNPTAAFDVNNVGMTFKFADLGWNYWEHFIMADAAGKHFLLTADFRTGEIATIGKGKYDMSNSPEIADAVAMATGYYGEVCYYSSPSSLYQFRYTAGITDKLWTVPAGEKITNISLQKYYNTNPASGRFYDPKNICKILYIATYNEQTQTGSVYQMQVNQSSGAIIPDTQKRYTGFGKIKEMAWKPFIIL, from the coding sequence ATGAAAGTAACAGTCTATATAGGTTTGTGTTTAGCCATGCTGGTCGCATTTGGAAGCTGTTCCAAAGACCGGGGCAATTATGATTACATTCAACTGGATAGTATCAATATCGACGTGTCGGACCTGGCAGCTTCTTATTCCATGCTGCGTTTCGATACCCTCAAACTGAATCCCGTAGTGACTTACAAGGGAGAAGTGGTAAACCCGGCAGCACCGCAGTTTGAGGAGCTGAGCTTCGCCTGGGAAATGTATCCCAGTTCACTTAATCCATCTATCCTGGAAAAGTACACGCTCGACAGTACCATCGGCCTTAAAGCCATTATGGATAAGAAGGAAGCGATCTGGGAACTGTTGTTTACCGTTACTAATACAAAAACAAAGATCAAGGCCTTCGCCAAGTTCGCCGTCGCTATTACGCCATCGCTGGCAGAAGGCTGGATGGTATTGTACGAAAGGAACGGTCATACAGACGTAGGGATGATCGTCAACAACGAGATCAGCAAAACGGCGGTAACGTCCGAAAGAGTACTGCTCGACATCTATTCCAATTCGAACAATGCGCCGATGGCGGGTACGCCAGGCTCCATCATCTATTCGCTGGTGAACCTTACCGGTGCGCATAAATTATACATTCAAAGCGGGGGAGAAGCAGTGTCTGTGAACCCCAGCACTTTCGAACGTATCGATAACTTCGAGTCGATCTTCTGGACGACACCTGCGGTAAAGGCGCCCCAATTGGTACATGTAACCGAACGGAGAAAGGAGTTCATGATCAACAACAACCGACTGCACGTGATCGACTACACGATTTTGGGTAATGGTCGTCGTGCTTTTGAAGATGCGCTGACCGGCAACTACGGCAGTCTTGCGCCCTGGATGGCGACTACCTCCGGTGCGGCTTTCGATGCGGTGTTGTACGATCAGACCAACAAGAAGTTTATGAAAGTAGTGGCCCGTGGGAATGAACTGATACCGTTTACCACGGTGCAAAACCCTACCGCCGCCTTCGACGTGAACAACGTAGGCATGACCTTCAAGTTTGCCGACCTGGGCTGGAACTATTGGGAGCACTTTATCATGGCAGATGCAGCTGGCAAACACTTCCTGCTCACTGCCGATTTCAGGACCGGGGAAATTGCGACGATAGGTAAAGGTAAATACGATATGAGCAACAGCCCGGAGATTGCCGATGCCGTGGCGATGGCTACCGGTTACTACGGGGAAGTATGTTACTACAGTTCTCCCTCCAGCCTCTACCAATTCCGCTACACCGCTGGTATTACCGACAAACTATGGACGGTTCCCGCGGGAGAAAAGATCACAAACATTTCCCTGCAGAAGTATTACAACACCAACCCGGCTTCCGGCAGGTTCTACGATCCGAAGAACATCTGTAAAATATTATACATCGCCACCTATAACGAGCAAACCCAGACCGGCTCCGTTTACCAGATGCAGGTAAACCAGTCCAGCGGCGCTATCATACCCGATACGCAGAAGCGGTACACCGGTTTTGGCAAGATCAAAGAGATGGCCTGGAAACCTTTTATTATACTTTAA
- a CDS encoding TlpA disulfide reductase family protein has protein sequence MKVFNKYSLLAALLLFAVAAGAQVKKQISITGKVQYQNPDMLKKYNMVWLKKGLGAAAKTVDSVVVKPDGSFSFKLAVSKPGIYQLDILMWQTTAFWADQDVEVVARGYDTSKYQRKNSGFVKMTSKSAGTQLINLAMYNRFLDEELLGELLDEGFAAQKRRSVDSAWYVFYRRQMLYRKVEEQGAARERALIEASISNPASVYLLATMNTKRDAQFALTQLDKLLAANPSFEEALLAKKEINARLAQERALAKGAVPPNIAYANPDGNVTTLASFKGKYVIVDFWASWCGPCRKSIPRLKELYGLYKDKGFEILSVSVDKDSNAWRRAMSEEQMPWSQVLSPDMNKTMSEFMIQGIPTMFLLDREGKIVEKFTGYSPKLDELLKAKMGA, from the coding sequence ATGAAAGTATTCAACAAATACAGCTTGCTGGCCGCCCTGTTACTGTTCGCAGTAGCAGCCGGCGCGCAGGTGAAGAAACAGATCAGCATCACCGGCAAGGTACAATACCAGAACCCGGACATGCTGAAGAAATACAACATGGTTTGGCTGAAGAAAGGTTTGGGTGCGGCTGCCAAAACAGTTGACTCCGTAGTCGTGAAGCCCGATGGCAGCTTTAGTTTTAAACTGGCCGTGAGCAAGCCAGGCATTTATCAGCTGGACATCCTCATGTGGCAAACCACCGCGTTCTGGGCCGATCAGGATGTGGAAGTAGTCGCGCGTGGTTACGATACCTCCAAATACCAGCGCAAGAACTCCGGCTTCGTAAAGATGACGAGCAAGTCTGCCGGTACGCAACTCATCAACCTGGCGATGTACAACCGTTTCCTGGATGAAGAATTGCTGGGCGAACTGCTGGACGAGGGCTTTGCCGCGCAGAAGCGCCGTAGCGTAGATTCTGCCTGGTACGTATTTTACCGCAGGCAGATGCTATACCGCAAAGTCGAAGAGCAGGGTGCTGCAAGAGAACGTGCTTTGATAGAAGCGTCGATCAGCAATCCTGCATCGGTGTATTTGTTGGCAACGATGAATACCAAAAGAGATGCGCAGTTTGCGTTAACACAATTGGATAAGTTGCTCGCTGCTAATCCATCTTTCGAAGAAGCCCTGCTCGCCAAAAAAGAAATCAACGCCCGTCTCGCACAGGAGCGTGCACTGGCCAAAGGTGCTGTGCCGCCGAACATCGCCTACGCTAATCCCGATGGCAATGTGACTACGCTGGCATCTTTCAAAGGCAAATACGTAATTGTCGACTTCTGGGCAAGCTGGTGTGGCCCCTGCCGCAAATCCATTCCCAGGTTGAAGGAGTTATACGGCCTGTACAAAGACAAAGGTTTCGAGATTCTGAGCGTATCTGTGGACAAAGACAGTAACGCCTGGAGAAGAGCCATGTCGGAAGAACAAATGCCATGGTCGCAGGTGCTGAGCCCTGATATGAACAAAACCATGTCGGAGTTTATGATCCAGGGTATTCCCACCATGTTCCTGCTCGACAGGGAGGGTAAGATCGTGGAGAAGTTTACGGGATATAGCCCGAAGCTGGATGAATTATTGAAGGCGAAGATGGGGGCATAA